TCCGCGCGCCGCTGGCTCAATGTCAGGTTGGCATCGCGGCGGCCGCCCGACTCGGTGTGATCGACAATCAGGAACTTGAAGGGCTGCAACTTCGGATCGGAGAGCGCATCGGCAAGACTGCCGATCATGCCATAGGATCCCGGCCGGATCAGCGACGAGTCCGGATCGAACTGGATATCGAAGCGTACCTGCGTCAGCTTCGTCAGCTGGGGCGCGATGAGTGGCCGCTTGACCTGCTGCGCATCGGCCTTGGCCTTGATCCGGTCGACGGCCTGCTGCTTCAAGGCGGCGACGTCGACGTCAGGCGCGGTATCGTCGGCCGCGGTCAGCTTGTCGATGATCTCGGCGGCCGGTATCGCCGTCTGGGCGCGGCCGACAACCGGAACGGCGAAGATGGCCAACACGCCCAGCAACAGACCGATCGTGCGCAATCTCATTCCCGA
The Bradyrhizobium sp. KBS0727 genome window above contains:
- a CDS encoding OmpA family protein, which codes for MRLRTIGLLLGVLAIFAVPVVGRAQTAIPAAEIIDKLTAADDTAPDVDVAALKQQAVDRIKAKADAQQVKRPLIAPQLTKLTQVRFDIQFDPDSSLIRPGSYGMIGSLADALSDPKLQPFKFLIVDHTESGGRRDANLTLSQRRADSIRDVLVSTFKISGKRLVALGLGEEQLQDANKPAAPVNARAQIIAFGKPDVVEPKPAAPAAAAKKGAAPAKKKR